In Acinetobacter sp. WCHAc010034, a genomic segment contains:
- the cydB gene encoding cytochrome d ubiquinol oxidase subunit II, translated as MIEYELLKIIWWVLVGVLLIGFALTDGFDMGSMALMPFVGKSDEERRAAINTIAPHWDGNQVWFITAGGALFAAWPMVYATAFSGMYWALLLVLFALFLRPVGFDYRSKLENTKWRNSWDWGLCIGGAVPALVFGVAFGNMFLGVPFQLDETVRSTYTGSFFALLNPFALVCGLVSLSMLAAHGGAWLMLRTDGDLRARSAKATQIMGIVFLVCFLLAGAWLYFGNIQGYTLAQPFDTNAVANPLAKQVITDANPGWMNNYSIYPITMIAPIMAILGALIVIAAAGKAKAGLSFLGTSLAVTGAILTAGFSLFPFLMPSSTNPTVSLTMWDAVASKNSLTVMTVAACIFVPLILCYTTWCYYKMWGVVTKKHIQENSHSLY; from the coding sequence ATGATTGAATATGAACTGCTCAAAATAATCTGGTGGGTGCTGGTTGGCGTGCTGCTGATTGGCTTTGCCCTCACCGACGGCTTCGATATGGGCTCTATGGCGCTCATGCCATTTGTAGGCAAAAGCGATGAAGAACGCCGCGCCGCAATCAACACGATTGCGCCGCACTGGGACGGCAACCAAGTCTGGTTCATTACCGCCGGCGGCGCGCTGTTCGCTGCCTGGCCGATGGTTTATGCAACGGCTTTCTCCGGCATGTACTGGGCGTTGCTCCTCGTGCTCTTCGCCCTGTTCCTCAGACCGGTCGGTTTTGACTACCGCTCCAAACTTGAGAACACCAAATGGCGCAACTCTTGGGATTGGGGCCTGTGCATCGGCGGCGCAGTGCCAGCGCTGGTTTTTGGTGTAGCATTCGGCAATATGTTCCTTGGCGTGCCATTCCAGCTGGATGAAACTGTGCGCTCTACCTACACAGGCAGCTTCTTTGCCCTGCTGAACCCATTTGCCTTAGTCTGCGGTCTGGTCAGCTTGTCTATGCTGGCAGCACACGGCGGCGCATGGCTGATGCTGCGTACAGACGGCGACCTGCGCGCCCGCTCTGCAAAAGCGACGCAAATCATGGGCATTGTATTCTTAGTTTGCTTCCTGCTGGCTGGCGCTTGGCTGTACTTCGGCAATATCCAAGGCTATACGCTTGCGCAGCCATTTGACACCAACGCTGTTGCCAACCCGCTGGCGAAGCAGGTGATTACAGATGCAAACCCAGGCTGGATGAACAACTACAGTATTTACCCAATCACCATGATTGCGCCGATTATGGCTATCTTAGGCGCATTGATTGTGATTGCAGCTGCAGGCAAAGCCAAAGCAGGCTTAAGCTTCCTAGGCACTTCACTTGCGGTAACAGGCGCAATCTTAACTGCCGGTTTCTCACTGTTCCCATTCCTCATGCCTTCAAGCACTAACCCAACGGTCAGCTTGACCATGTGGGATGCTGTAGCCAGTAAAAACTCGCTCACTGTAATGACAGTTGCAGCCTGCATCTTTGTTCCGCTCATTTTGTGCTATACCACTTGGTGCTACTACAAAATGTGGGGCGTTGTTACTAAGAAACACATCCAAGAGAATTCGCATAGCCTTTACTGA
- the cydX gene encoding cytochrome bd-I oxidase subunit CydX, with translation MWYFAWILGILMACFAGVLSALYIEHHQDLDEE, from the coding sequence ATGTGGTATTTTGCATGGATTCTCGGCATTTTGATGGCTTGCTTTGCAGGTGTGCTGAGTGCACTTTATATAGAGCATCACCAAGATCTTGATGAGGAATAA
- a CDS encoding cyd operon YbgE family protein, translating into MTEAAMTTEEKKPNKLAMAISFLLALPLAAVLLLHPAAMLDANGEYSHRAMMYIMIGISGGFIHGIGFIPRFWLWKWLFSPYLAWPLMLWGYYTWFLA; encoded by the coding sequence ATGACTGAGGCAGCAATGACAACAGAGGAAAAAAAGCCGAATAAACTCGCAATGGCCATTTCGTTTCTGCTGGCATTGCCACTTGCAGCGGTACTTCTCTTGCATCCGGCAGCCATGCTGGATGCCAACGGTGAATACAGCCACCGCGCCATGATGTACATTATGATTGGCATTTCCGGCGGCTTTATTCACGGCATTGGATTCATTCCAAGGTTCTGGCTGTGGAAATGGCTGTTCAGCCCTTATCTGGCTTGGCCATTAATGCTCTGGGGCTATTACACTTGGTTCCTTGCCTAA
- a CDS encoding M66 family metalloprotease: MKSVNYFSRNLLSLCVLALMLSACGGGSGGGDSATPEKPSYPEPQKDVPDDSVLGFYDDDAQDQARNIRPDLDGSFQAMIQFGQSHVVDPNGNEAKRMPRLTAEREALVLVTPAADMGEVSRLTLEIYRNGQFIRQVDLDEPAEIPASDQPENDNRPRVSYSKRAWTAKLAWDEVRPGLSLKVVDQQKRSGELFESKIDFAAPGELVLNNIRIGMLTAPPVSVGHYMLLEPEKAGTDYFQTIPAAQMTVAKYDDIYLPRVMVSSGVIYDTASADKGDDYSGDMRGDVGKSTFSVGINLANWGVTSASMSRQDQPQLTETVVAHHSRGKYANGEQGHGLSGGNGMLTLYDSVGNEFSHEIGHHYGLGHYPGRVEIDKEKNIVNDFWAAHHADSGWGYIGNRNKMRGNLTWTSTALWDGSNSIPNFKNLFPYGKDAMSGGYTASSISKYTHYTGYSTFLKIQPHFDRDVWDEASPTGFKKWNPATRAMEISQPRVPAPNQEISKAVWFNSSNGNYLKPRLFGVPVITILGGYDPVNQAGLLYPAARSNWGNVFSLPAANTAQDQASCWLNVQYANRMENIALAPQRMDGNANKLHVNLAVADAPEQADLYCKKANQAPVLLSSVDIPAYEGAIKPAVKIGRGDGYSALRRIELPALEQALAVQADTPIMRLKPDMALLYDSYKANSNELSALAAQQLTRYAQQQETVYRLNRWMNVYHADLANRKAEAAAAFNSFKDDALGLKHEDIFAQTALLKNNANCLKAEALQNGSYDVYISGSSGCKGDASEQWIYDGLGRIHSRLAIGQCLTGNGNSAKVTLIQCNAALDSQIWAMDAAQQAIKQAGQCMDLNTGHLVNNRQILIRYGCSNNANQKWTTLTPNQSLMLSYLKPKNLKLLAELK, encoded by the coding sequence ATGAAAAGTGTGAATTATTTCTCACGGAATTTATTAAGTTTATGTGTACTGGCCTTGATGCTCAGTGCATGCGGGGGAGGTTCTGGCGGCGGCGATTCTGCAACGCCGGAAAAACCGTCTTATCCAGAGCCTCAGAAAGATGTGCCGGATGATTCAGTTTTGGGCTTTTATGACGATGACGCTCAAGATCAGGCGCGCAATATACGCCCGGACTTGGACGGCAGCTTCCAAGCCATGATTCAGTTTGGGCAGAGCCATGTGGTTGACCCGAACGGCAATGAGGCGAAGCGGATGCCACGGCTGACCGCTGAACGGGAGGCGCTGGTATTGGTCACGCCTGCAGCGGATATGGGTGAAGTCAGCCGGCTGACGCTGGAAATTTACCGGAATGGACAGTTTATCCGCCAAGTTGATTTGGATGAGCCTGCTGAAATTCCAGCTTCGGATCAGCCGGAGAATGACAACAGGCCGCGTGTAAGCTACAGCAAGCGCGCTTGGACTGCAAAACTGGCATGGGATGAGGTGCGTCCCGGTTTAAGCCTGAAAGTCGTTGACCAGCAAAAGCGGAGCGGTGAACTGTTTGAAAGCAAAATTGATTTTGCTGCGCCGGGAGAGCTGGTTTTAAATAATATCCGCATAGGCATGCTGACTGCGCCGCCGGTTTCGGTTGGGCACTACATGCTGCTGGAGCCTGAAAAGGCGGGCACGGACTATTTTCAGACCATTCCGGCTGCTCAGATGACAGTGGCTAAATATGACGACATTTATCTGCCGCGCGTCATGGTATCTTCCGGCGTCATTTATGATACGGCCAGTGCGGATAAGGGGGATGATTATTCAGGAGATATGCGCGGAGATGTCGGCAAGTCTACATTCAGTGTCGGCATTAATCTTGCGAACTGGGGTGTGACCAGCGCATCAATGTCCCGTCAGGATCAGCCGCAATTAACAGAAACGGTTGTGGCGCACCATAGCCGTGGGAAATACGCCAATGGCGAACAGGGACACGGCTTAAGCGGCGGCAATGGCATGCTGACGCTGTATGATTCGGTCGGCAATGAATTCAGCCATGAAATTGGCCATCACTATGGCCTAGGCCATTATCCGGGCCGTGTAGAAATTGATAAAGAAAAAAATATAGTGAATGATTTCTGGGCTGCGCATCATGCTGACAGCGGCTGGGGCTATATTGGCAACCGCAATAAAATGCGCGGCAATTTGACTTGGACTTCAACAGCGCTTTGGGATGGCAGCAACAGCATTCCAAACTTTAAAAACCTTTTTCCTTATGGGAAAGATGCCATGTCTGGCGGCTATACGGCGAGCAGCATCTCAAAATATACGCATTACACCGGATACAGCACTTTCCTTAAAATTCAGCCCCATTTTGACCGCGATGTATGGGATGAGGCATCGCCGACCGGTTTTAAAAAGTGGAACCCTGCAACACGCGCTATGGAGATTTCTCAGCCGCGCGTGCCAGCGCCCAATCAGGAGATTTCCAAAGCCGTTTGGTTTAATAGCAGCAATGGCAATTATTTAAAGCCGCGCTTATTCGGTGTGCCTGTCATCACCATTTTAGGCGGCTATGATCCTGTCAATCAGGCGGGCCTGCTGTATCCTGCTGCGCGTAGCAACTGGGGCAATGTGTTCAGCCTGCCTGCGGCCAATACCGCACAGGATCAGGCGTCCTGCTGGCTGAATGTGCAGTATGCGAACCGCATGGAAAATATTGCCTTGGCGCCGCAGAGAATGGATGGCAATGCCAATAAGCTGCATGTGAATCTTGCGGTTGCAGACGCTCCGGAACAAGCGGATTTGTACTGCAAGAAAGCCAATCAGGCGCCGGTTTTATTATCCAGTGTTGATATTCCAGCATATGAAGGGGCGATCAAGCCTGCGGTTAAAATCGGCAGAGGCGACGGCTACAGCGCGCTTAGAAGGATTGAGCTGCCGGCATTGGAGCAGGCGCTTGCAGTACAGGCGGATACTCCAATCATGCGCCTGAAGCCGGATATGGCGCTGCTGTATGATTCGTACAAAGCGAATTCAAATGAACTCAGCGCGCTGGCTGCGCAGCAGTTAACGCGCTATGCGCAGCAGCAGGAAACAGTCTACCGCCTGAACCGCTGGATGAATGTTTATCATGCTGATCTTGCGAACCGCAAAGCTGAGGCTGCAGCTGCATTCAACAGCTTTAAGGATGATGCGCTGGGGCTTAAGCATGAGGATATTTTTGCGCAGACAGCTTTGCTGAAAAATAATGCAAACTGCTTAAAGGCGGAAGCCTTGCAAAACGGCAGCTATGATGTGTACATCAGCGGAAGTTCAGGCTGCAAGGGCGACGCCTCGGAACAGTGGATTTATGATGGCTTAGGTCGCATTCATAGCCGGCTGGCAATAGGCCAGTGCTTAACGGGCAATGGCAATTCGGCAAAAGTTACTTTAATCCAATGCAATGCGGCTCTAGACAGCCAGATTTGGGCGATGGATGCTGCTCAGCAGGCCATTAAGCAGGCAGGGCAATGCATGGATTTAAATACGGGGCATTTGGTCAATAACCGTCAAATCCTGATCCGGTATGGCTGTTCAAACAATGCCAATCAGAAATGGACGACATTAACGCCGAATCAGAGCTTGATGCTGTCTTATTTGAAGCCGAAAAATCTCAAGCTGCTGGCTGAGCTGAAATAG
- a CDS encoding histidine phosphatase family protein: MPLDLLPPSMLKAIDLLPDAKTPVTLFTRHSIREVAAGQGLAGYDLQLTNQGRDLAQEWGSYLIDNTDRVIQHCISSPIQRCVDTAALMIQGADGKTLEPNTHHIEIIEQGLLVEPGSFVLDIKQAGPYFQQQGALGFINSFVNNALPGMKHPIHGVVDVLELIYNTHPNNPYGLSLAVSHDTILAAILAVISGRHIVTKEDWPRMMEGLFVWFEGDIFLESKLKWIWRGELNELSIREFQQLNS, encoded by the coding sequence ATGCCTCTAGATTTGCTCCCGCCCAGCATGCTCAAAGCAATAGACCTATTGCCGGATGCAAAGACCCCTGTGACTTTATTTACCCGCCATTCCATCCGCGAAGTGGCGGCGGGGCAAGGGCTGGCGGGCTATGACCTGCAGCTGACCAATCAGGGGCGGGATCTGGCTCAGGAGTGGGGTTCTTATTTAATTGACAATACTGACCGCGTAATTCAGCACTGCATTTCCAGCCCCATTCAGCGCTGTGTCGATACCGCTGCGCTGATGATTCAAGGCGCGGACGGCAAAACGCTGGAACCAAATACCCATCATATTGAAATTATTGAACAGGGCCTGCTGGTCGAACCTGGCAGCTTTGTGCTGGATATTAAGCAGGCCGGGCCGTATTTTCAGCAGCAGGGCGCTTTGGGCTTTATCAACAGCTTTGTAAATAATGCCTTGCCGGGCATGAAGCATCCGATTCATGGCGTGGTTGATGTGCTGGAGCTGATTTACAATACCCATCCCAATAACCCTTACGGCTTAAGCCTGGCGGTCAGCCATGACACGATTTTAGCGGCGATTCTGGCGGTGATTTCCGGCAGGCATATTGTCACCAAGGAAGATTGGCCAAGAATGATGGAAGGCCTGTTTGTCTGGTTTGAAGGGGATATTTTTCTGGAATCCAAGCTGAAATGGATCTGGCGCGGCGAGCTGAATGAACTGAGCATCCGCGAATTTCAGCAGCTGAACAGCTGA
- a CDS encoding 3'(2'),5'-bisphosphate nucleotidase CysQ family protein encodes MFKAAAGPQDAMILQLAPIVTQACEILREEYQRYCSGGVFDVEKKPDNSPVTQADYRANAYIAQALAQISDLPLLSEEGEQAERQNWPKFWLLDPLDGTKEFLHQRPEFTINLSLVDGAETVFAVLAVPGEQSAYFSPEQGMPLKLDMKTGQWLEYYPGQAEPRVQVGLSPSSQNKPQYAEYLEDLSALTDFGVFKAGSAYKFCMMLEDRVDIYPRFHPTCEWDTSAGQCLLERIGGGLVDFKGRPFAYNQRDTLLNGGFIAFKNGEMKKLALQALALMQKRH; translated from the coding sequence ATGTTTAAAGCAGCAGCTGGCCCGCAAGATGCAATGATCCTGCAGCTGGCGCCCATTGTGACACAGGCTTGCGAAATTTTGCGAGAAGAATATCAGCGCTACTGTTCCGGCGGGGTCTTTGATGTGGAGAAAAAACCGGACAATTCTCCGGTAACGCAGGCGGATTACCGCGCGAATGCCTATATTGCGCAGGCCTTGGCGCAGATCTCCGATTTGCCGCTGCTGTCTGAAGAAGGTGAACAGGCTGAACGTCAAAACTGGCCGAAGTTTTGGCTGCTGGACCCGCTGGACGGCACTAAGGAGTTCCTGCATCAGCGCCCCGAATTTACCATTAACCTGAGCCTGGTGGATGGCGCGGAAACTGTTTTTGCCGTGCTGGCGGTGCCGGGCGAGCAAAGCGCTTATTTCAGCCCTGAGCAGGGCATGCCGCTCAAGCTGGATATGAAAACCGGGCAATGGCTGGAATATTATCCGGGGCAAGCCGAACCCCGTGTGCAGGTTGGCCTGAGTCCAAGCAGCCAAAACAAGCCGCAGTATGCGGAATATCTGGAAGATTTATCCGCACTGACGGATTTTGGCGTATTTAAGGCCGGCAGCGCCTATAAATTCTGCATGATGCTGGAAGACCGCGTAGATATTTATCCGCGCTTCCATCCGACCTGCGAATGGGACACCAGCGCGGGGCAATGCCTGCTTGAACGCATCGGCGGCGGGCTGGTTGATTTTAAAGGCCGCCCCTTTGCATATAACCAGCGCGATACGCTGCTGAATGGCGGTTTCATCGCATTTAAAAATGGCGAGATGAAAAAATTGGCGCTGCAGGCGCTTGCGCTGATGCAGAAACGGCATTGA
- a CDS encoding HAD-IA family hydrolase: MPNYSDKPVIIFDMDGTLLDLAYDDFIWNHLLPIRYAQTHGCSLEHSQHILFEFYQEHNHTLNWYSSRFWTAKVGVDVLAMQIEHKDKVAKREGCLELLRHLKANGYPCWLATNADAAGLAFKLEKTGIGEYFDVIVSSETLGHAKEFSEFWQKLQALHPFDANHCYFIDDTEKVLNGAKQFGIQNLYSILQPSSDKAPRSACNYPMLDALTDLIPILKNAEELKQYA, translated from the coding sequence ATGCCGAATTATTCAGATAAACCTGTGATCATCTTTGATATGGATGGCACGCTGCTTGATCTTGCTTATGATGATTTCATCTGGAATCACCTGCTGCCCATCCGCTATGCGCAAACCCACGGCTGCTCTTTAGAGCACAGCCAGCACATCCTGTTTGAGTTTTACCAAGAACATAATCATACCTTAAATTGGTACTCTTCACGCTTCTGGACGGCTAAAGTCGGAGTCGATGTGCTAGCCATGCAAATTGAGCATAAAGACAAAGTGGCTAAGCGCGAAGGCTGCCTGGAACTGCTGCGCCACTTAAAAGCCAATGGCTATCCCTGCTGGCTGGCCACCAATGCCGACGCCGCCGGGCTGGCGTTCAAGCTGGAAAAAACCGGCATTGGCGAATATTTTGATGTCATCGTCAGCAGTGAAACCCTCGGCCACGCCAAGGAATTCAGCGAATTTTGGCAAAAGCTGCAGGCGCTGCATCCCTTTGATGCCAATCACTGCTATTTTATTGATGATACCGAAAAAGTGCTGAATGGGGCAAAACAGTTCGGCATTCAGAATCTGTACAGCATTCTGCAACCGTCTTCCGACAAAGCGCCGCGCAGCGCTTGCAATTACCCGATGCTGGACGCATTAACAGATTTAATCCCTATTTTAAAAAATGCCGAGGAACTGAAACAGTATGCGTAA
- a CDS encoding RNA-binding S4 domain-containing protein, with translation MRKSNLPEDAAGMRIDKWLWAARFFKTRSIAKNAIEGGKVHHNGERVKVSREVRVGMELAIQQGIEKKSVVVKALSDVRGPAPVAQLLYEETEVSIARRELLASQRKLHNLARPEHRPSKKDRRDIGKFKRENDQQFDQNWSYNDD, from the coding sequence ATGCGTAAATCCAATCTGCCTGAAGATGCGGCCGGTATGCGTATAGACAAATGGCTGTGGGCTGCGCGGTTCTTTAAAACCCGCTCCATTGCCAAAAACGCCATTGAGGGCGGCAAAGTCCACCACAACGGCGAACGGGTCAAAGTGTCGCGTGAAGTCCGCGTGGGCATGGAGCTGGCCATTCAGCAAGGCATTGAAAAAAAATCCGTGGTAGTCAAAGCGCTGTCGGATGTCCGCGGCCCGGCGCCTGTTGCCCAGCTGCTGTACGAAGAAACAGAAGTCAGCATTGCGCGCAGGGAACTGCTTGCATCGCAAAGGAAGCTGCATAATCTGGCGCGCCCGGAACACCGGCCGAGCAAAAAAGACCGGCGCGATATCGGCAAATTTAAAAGAGAAAATGATCAGCAGTTTGACCAGAATTGGTCTTATAATGATGATTAA
- the recA gene encoding recombinase RecA has protein sequence MDDNKSKALNAALSQIEKQFGKNTVMRLGDNTAQAVEAISTGSLTLDIALGIGGLPKGRIVEIYGPESSGKTTMTLQAIAQCQKTGGTCAFIDAEHALDPQYARKLGVDIDNLLVSQPDNGEQALEIADMLVRSGAIDMIVVDSVAALTPRAEIEGEMGDSHMGLQARLMSQALRKITGNAKRSNCMVIFINQIRMKIGVMFGSPETTTGGNALKFYASVRLDIRRIGQVKEGDEIVGSETKVKVVKNKMAPPFREALFQILYGKGVNHLGELVDLAVQQEIVQKAGAWYSYQGNKIGQGKNNTIRHLEEHPELAQTIEKLIRDQLLTTGNAAPAEEKDEEEPDFLDA, from the coding sequence ATGGATGATAATAAAAGCAAGGCGCTGAATGCTGCCCTGAGCCAAATTGAAAAGCAGTTTGGCAAGAATACTGTAATGCGCCTTGGCGACAACACCGCGCAGGCCGTGGAAGCCATATCTACCGGTTCTTTAACCCTGGATATCGCACTCGGCATTGGCGGTTTGCCTAAAGGCCGCATCGTTGAAATTTACGGCCCTGAATCTTCAGGTAAAACCACCATGACGCTGCAGGCGATTGCGCAATGCCAGAAAACCGGCGGCACCTGCGCATTCATCGATGCGGAACATGCGCTGGACCCTCAATATGCGCGCAAGCTGGGCGTAGACATTGACAACCTTTTAGTTTCCCAGCCCGACAACGGCGAACAGGCTTTAGAAATTGCCGACATGCTGGTGCGTTCCGGCGCAATTGACATGATCGTTGTCGACTCCGTGGCGGCGCTTACCCCGCGCGCTGAAATTGAAGGCGAAATGGGCGACTCGCACATGGGCCTGCAGGCGCGCCTGATGAGCCAGGCATTGCGTAAAATCACCGGTAACGCCAAACGCTCCAACTGCATGGTGATCTTCATTAACCAGATCCGCATGAAGATTGGCGTCATGTTCGGCAGCCCGGAAACCACTACTGGCGGTAACGCGCTGAAGTTCTATGCCTCTGTGCGCCTGGATATCCGCCGTATCGGCCAGGTGAAGGAAGGCGATGAAATTGTCGGCTCCGAAACCAAAGTTAAAGTTGTGAAAAACAAAATGGCGCCTCCATTCCGTGAAGCGCTGTTCCAAATCCTTTACGGCAAAGGCGTGAACCACTTAGGCGAGCTGGTTGATCTTGCGGTGCAGCAGGAAATTGTGCAGAAAGCCGGCGCCTGGTATTCATATCAGGGCAACAAGATTGGCCAAGGTAAAAACAATACCATCCGCCATCTTGAAGAGCACCCTGAGCTGGCGCAGACCATTGAAAAACTGATCCGTGACCAGCTGCTGACCACCGGCAATGCTGCGCCGGCGGAAGAGAAAGACGAGGAAGAGCCAGATTTTCTGGATGCTTAA
- a CDS encoding regulatory protein RecX — MNDSKFPKLLDYQALKQQFGDDEAHPPAPDQTTPMQQDDALSFDQEPAEKKPGLQGSRLRSYAFAVLTRKEYSKAELVEKLALYAESRDEVIALVEELSAQRYQSDQRVAEIMLSSQKRKGKGPNRIKMALKTKKIDSSLIAEELKETDWAEQAYQLKVKKYGTGVERDPKIKAKQIRFLMYRGFEMDAIMKAISRKETDWD, encoded by the coding sequence ATGAATGACTCAAAATTTCCAAAACTTCTTGACTATCAGGCTTTAAAGCAGCAGTTCGGCGATGATGAGGCGCACCCGCCCGCCCCGGATCAGACCACTCCAATGCAGCAGGATGACGCCCTGAGCTTTGATCAGGAACCGGCTGAGAAAAAACCTGGCCTGCAAGGCTCGCGCCTGCGCTCTTACGCCTTTGCGGTGCTTACCCGCAAAGAGTACTCAAAAGCCGAATTGGTTGAAAAGCTGGCCTTATATGCAGAATCACGCGACGAAGTCATTGCACTGGTCGAAGAGCTGTCCGCGCAGCGCTATCAAAGCGATCAGCGCGTTGCGGAAATCATGCTGTCCAGCCAAAAGCGCAAAGGCAAAGGCCCGAACCGCATCAAAATGGCGCTTAAAACCAAGAAAATTGACAGCAGCCTGATTGCGGAAGAATTAAAGGAAACCGATTGGGCAGAACAGGCCTATCAGCTGAAAGTGAAAAAATACGGTACGGGCGTAGAGCGTGATCCGAAAATTAAAGCCAAGCAAATCCGCTTTCTGATGTACAGAGGCTTTGAAATGGATGCCATTATGAAAGCGATTTCGCGCAAAGAAACAGATTGGGACTGA
- a CDS encoding YbgF trimerization domain-containing protein, producing MMLNKHALGAMAFLCSASVLANIPIESRGLSQDSLAYAQNNTAAAISAGDASAAQVPTNLNWQLMQKNQQLENDIRTLRGKLEEQDNEIEKLKSELSNRYADLDQRLELLQQKLDPSTADSATEDSQQDISPSRAAASTVTAPADAPPSAPAAQQPAAAGAKASSAELDKAAYTVALDAYRQGGAKKAIAPMQNFIKNNPNSVYISNAHFWLAEFNLAIEPTNYPEAKRNYNIVVTKYPNSARASRALYQLYSIAKDVDRNASQAAQLKQKLLKNYPKSEEAKFFK from the coding sequence ATGATGCTCAATAAGCATGCTTTAGGCGCAATGGCTTTTTTATGCTCCGCCTCTGTTTTGGCAAATATTCCTATTGAATCGCGCGGTTTAAGCCAGGACAGCCTGGCCTATGCGCAGAATAATACAGCAGCGGCCATTTCCGCCGGCGATGCTTCAGCTGCGCAAGTCCCGACCAACTTAAACTGGCAGCTGATGCAAAAAAACCAGCAGCTGGAAAATGACATCCGCACGCTCCGGGGCAAGCTCGAAGAGCAGGACAACGAAATTGAAAAATTAAAAAGCGAACTCAGCAACCGCTATGCAGATTTGGATCAGCGCCTGGAGCTGCTGCAGCAAAAGCTGGACCCTTCCACGGCAGACAGCGCCACGGAGGATAGCCAACAGGATATTTCTCCCAGCCGCGCAGCAGCCAGCACCGTAACAGCACCAGCAGATGCCCCGCCTAGCGCCCCAGCCGCGCAGCAGCCCGCTGCTGCAGGCGCTAAAGCCTCTTCCGCAGAGCTTGACAAGGCAGCCTATACGGTTGCCTTAGACGCCTACAGGCAAGGCGGTGCAAAAAAAGCCATTGCGCCGATGCAGAACTTTATTAAAAACAATCCAAACAGCGTCTATATCAGCAATGCGCATTTTTGGCTGGCGGAGTTCAATTTAGCCATTGAGCCGACAAATTACCCAGAGGCAAAGCGCAACTACAACATCGTCGTAACCAAATACCCTAACTCAGCGCGCGCATCACGCGCGCTGTATCAGCTGTACAGCATCGCCAAAGATGTAGACCGCAACGCTTCCCAAGCCGCCCAGCTGAAGCAGAAGCTGCTGAAGAACTACCCTAAATCAGAAGAAGCTAAATTTTTCAAATAA
- the lpxA gene encoding acyl-ACP--UDP-N-acetylglucosamine O-acyltransferase: MSNNEFIHPTAIIDSSAVIAPDVQIGPYSIIGPNVTIGAGTKIHSHVVIGGYTRIGQNNEIFQFASVGEVCQDLKYAGEETWLEIGDHNSIREHCSLHRGTVQDQSLTKIGSHNLLMVNTHIAHDCVVGDHNIFANNAGVAGHVHIGDHVVVGGNSGIHQFCKIDSFSMIGGASLILKDVPAYVMVSGNPAHAFAMNVEGMRRKGWSKNVIQGLREAFKLIYKSGLTAEEAVQKIRTEILPEVAEAQLLIDSIEQSKRGIVR, translated from the coding sequence ATGAGCAATAACGAATTTATTCACCCTACCGCTATTATTGACTCATCTGCAGTAATTGCTCCAGATGTACAGATAGGCCCATATTCAATTATTGGCCCCAATGTCACAATTGGCGCCGGCACGAAAATTCATTCGCATGTTGTTATTGGCGGCTACACCCGCATTGGTCAAAATAATGAAATTTTTCAGTTTGCCAGTGTCGGTGAGGTCTGCCAGGACTTGAAATATGCCGGTGAAGAAACATGGCTGGAAATCGGTGATCATAATTCAATTCGTGAACATTGCAGCTTGCACCGCGGCACGGTGCAGGACCAGAGCCTGACCAAAATCGGCAGCCACAACCTGCTGATGGTGAATACGCATATTGCGCATGACTGCGTAGTCGGCGACCATAATATTTTTGCGAATAATGCCGGCGTGGCAGGCCATGTGCATATTGGCGACCATGTGGTGGTTGGCGGCAATTCGGGCATCCATCAGTTCTGCAAAATTGATTCTTTCAGCATGATTGGCGGCGCTTCGCTGATTTTGAAAGATGTGCCTGCCTATGTGATGGTTTCGGGCAATCCGGCACATGCATTCGCCATGAATGTGGAAGGCATGCGCCGCAAGGGCTGGTCTAAAAATGTGATTCAGGGCCTGCGCGAAGCATTCAAGCTGATTTATAAATCGGGCTTAACGGCTGAAGAAGCAGTGCAGAAAATCCGCACTGAGATTTTGCCGGAAGTTGCGGAAGCGCAATTGCTGATTGATTCGATAGAGCAGTCTAAGCGCGGTATTGTGCGCTGA